From the genome of Phytohabitans rumicis, one region includes:
- a CDS encoding MarR family winged helix-turn-helix transcriptional regulator — MGRDLLDDQRLTAVGLFFEAHTGLNARFAAQFCEHHLSPVEFEVLMRLARSPGNQLRMTDLAAQTSLSTSGVTRVVDRMERDGLITRRACPTDRRSSYAVITQAGLTRLDEILPGHLELIEQWFTGQLRPEQLTVVLDALRTIRDAVNPGATAGTTPTEHVVVEV, encoded by the coding sequence ATGGGTAGAGACCTCCTCGACGACCAGCGGCTCACCGCCGTGGGGCTGTTCTTCGAGGCGCATACGGGGCTCAACGCCCGCTTCGCCGCACAATTTTGTGAGCATCACCTCTCCCCGGTCGAGTTCGAGGTCCTCATGCGGCTGGCCCGGTCCCCCGGCAACCAGCTGCGCATGACCGACCTGGCGGCCCAGACGTCGCTGTCGACCAGCGGCGTGACGCGCGTCGTCGACCGGATGGAGCGGGACGGGCTCATCACGCGTCGGGCGTGCCCGACGGATCGCCGCAGCTCGTACGCCGTGATCACGCAGGCCGGCCTCACCCGGCTGGACGAGATCCTGCCCGGGCACCTTGAACTGATCGAGCAGTGGTTCACCGGGCAGCTGCGGCCGGAGCAGCTGACCGTCGTCCTGGACGCGCTTCGCACGATCCGGGACGCCGTCAACCCGGGCGCCACCGCCGGGACCACACCGACCGAGCACGTCGTGGTCGAGGTGTGA
- a CDS encoding PASTA domain-containing protein — translation MAEESEHPEGDETRPLPAADETQSVPVADETQQIPAGDETTKIPATPEQPWSGRAGVPPPAATPLRGPTPYDWEPADEGAGRRWWLPIVLGIVALLLLGVLAVGIWLIVRAEETEPSTPTPSPTLAPTSAPATSAAPTTGPPPTTAAATVPVPPLVGLTQNQARAALEELGLGYRLVFRQSTQPAGTVIETDPAAGVAVPEGTEVTIVIATVPPTSAPPTSAAPATTAAEPTPTQ, via the coding sequence ATGGCTGAGGAGTCGGAGCACCCGGAGGGCGACGAGACGCGGCCGCTTCCGGCCGCGGACGAGACGCAGTCCGTTCCCGTGGCGGACGAGACGCAACAGATTCCGGCCGGCGACGAAACCACCAAGATCCCGGCCACGCCGGAGCAACCGTGGTCGGGTCGAGCCGGCGTGCCGCCGCCGGCCGCGACTCCGCTGCGCGGCCCGACCCCGTACGACTGGGAGCCGGCAGACGAGGGCGCCGGCCGCCGCTGGTGGCTGCCGATCGTGCTGGGCATCGTCGCGCTGCTGCTGCTCGGCGTGCTGGCGGTCGGGATCTGGCTGATCGTCCGCGCCGAGGAGACCGAGCCGAGCACGCCTACCCCTTCGCCGACGCTCGCGCCCACCTCCGCGCCGGCCACCTCGGCGGCGCCGACCACCGGCCCGCCGCCCACGACGGCGGCGGCCACGGTGCCGGTGCCGCCGCTGGTCGGGCTGACCCAGAACCAGGCCAGGGCGGCGCTGGAGGAGCTCGGATTGGGGTACCGGCTGGTGTTCCGGCAGTCGACGCAGCCGGCCGGCACGGTGATCGAGACGGACCCGGCCGCCGGTGTCGCCGTGCCGGAAGGCACCGAGGTCACCATCGTGATCGCGACCGTGCCGCCCACGTCGGCACCGCCCACGTCGGCCGCGCCGGCGACCACGGCCGCCGAGCCCACACCGACCC
- a CDS encoding YceI family protein, translating into MTDTTAVTREFNGLTIPAAGTYELDQAHKVVGFVARHMMVSKVRGQFTEATATITVAEDPLQSSVVATIQAASINTGQPDRDAHLASGDFLETEKYPTLEFRSTGVKSHSGNEFVLVGDLTIKDVTKQVELAVEFEGVGRSPFGTDIFGFTASTEIDREDFGLTWNVALETGGVLVGKKIKIEIEGEGVRQ; encoded by the coding sequence ATGACCGACACGACCGCCGTCACCCGTGAGTTCAACGGCCTGACCATTCCCGCGGCTGGCACGTACGAGCTCGATCAGGCTCACAAGGTAGTCGGGTTCGTCGCGCGGCACATGATGGTCAGCAAGGTCCGCGGCCAGTTCACCGAGGCGACCGCCACGATCACCGTTGCCGAGGACCCGCTGCAGTCCTCCGTCGTCGCCACCATCCAGGCCGCGAGCATCAACACCGGTCAGCCCGACCGCGACGCCCACCTGGCCAGCGGCGACTTCCTGGAGACCGAGAAGTACCCGACGCTGGAGTTCCGCAGCACCGGCGTGAAGTCGCACAGCGGCAACGAGTTCGTGCTCGTCGGCGACCTCACCATCAAGGACGTCACCAAGCAGGTCGAGCTCGCCGTCGAGTTCGAGGGCGTCGGCCGTAGCCCGTTCGGCACGGACATCTTCGGCTTCACCGCCAGCACCGAGATCGACCGCGAGGACTTCGGTCTGACCTGGAACGTCGCGTTGGAGACCGGCGGCGTCCTGGTCGGCAAGAAGATCAAGATCGAGATCGAGGGCGAGGGCGTTCGCCAGTAG